In Puntigrus tetrazona isolate hp1 chromosome 15, ASM1883169v1, whole genome shotgun sequence, the DNA window tattcttcttTGCTAGTATCACCCTGTAAtcttttgtgtaaatgttaGGTATTACTCCATACTCCATACTTACTTATATGGAAAAAGGTTAAATTAAACTTCAGTGATGAAGCTTGACATCattagttaatgttagttagTGTTATACAACTatgattaatatatttcatatcataTTGCAATGTACAACTAATCATTAACACTGGGAATAAAATGTGCAgtgaaattataaaatttaagtGGCCAGATACATTTGGAAACATAATCTCAATTTAAAACAGAAGTTTGTAGGTTGTTTATAGAAATGGTACTGCAacttttgatttgaataaaaaaaacaaacaacaatattTTACTGCCCCCAGACCTTTGAGTGGTAGTTTGACTGAATTCTGTTGCATATATAACAGGGATTGTGAATCTTTACTGTGAAGACTGAGGGGTGCTATGTATTTTATTGCTTCTTCCTAGGTGACAGCTCACAGAACCTTGGTGAAGACTGTATGGATGTAGACATCCCCTTTCCAACAACACaaaaggattttattttttttttgggtgtgaTATCCTCTTTTCGAAGTTCTCTTCTGGAATTGTGGCCaatatttaaagacatttctcCAGAATGGCATCCAGCCTTACATGTACTGGGATGATCTGGGCACTGGTGTCCCTGCTGAGTGCAGCAGCTTCCTGTGTGGGGTTCTTCATGCCCTACTGGCTGCTTGGCTCACAAATGGATAAGCCAGTGTCCTTCGGTACTTTTCGACGCTGCTCGTACCCCGTTCGGGATGAAGAGAGGCAGGCTACAATAATGCTGGAACAGTGCGGGCGCTATGCAAGCTTTCAGGGTATCCCAAGTGTGGAGTGGCGGATCTGTACAGTCATGACAGGGGTTGGATGCggcctgctgctgctggtggCACTCACAGCGGTCATGGGCTGCTGTATATCAGAACTGATCTCCAGAACAATTGGACGTGCAGCAGGGGGCATGCAGTTTCTTGGAGGTAAGTAATAGAATGTAAACCTGACGAGTATATCTGGTTTcactacaaactttttttttacagtttttttttatgtttaccaaggctgcatatatttgataaaaaatacagtaacaaccgtaaaaatgtagatatattttttttaataaatacactgaatacaaaaataaattaatcagtAAAATCATGTAATGGTAAGGCAGAAtgtttcagcattttaaaaaataattaataaataataataataataatacaaactgacctcagacttttggactttttgttCTACAGGCAATCATAAGCCACGTTACGTGCATACATGCTACATGCATAATTAAGATTTGTTTTCATGTGTGTGGTATATTTTTTCCTGAATATGAGATGAAAATATCTGTGCTAAAATCAGTATAAGCATATGTCAGGGTCATTATTGATTGGTACTAATATCATTTTCACTTGATGAATGTTCTTATGTTACtcatatttatatcataatgtTGAGGTCGTCAAGTTCAAGACCCTTTTGCTTTGCCTCTAGTTCAGAGAACATTGATTCCACCCAGTTTAATTCAGGGTGCCTTTGCCTCAGtaaaggagagagagggaaggaatCTGATTGAGTTTAGACTGGAAGCTGAAGCCAGTAATTCCAAActcagtttgttttgttctcacCTGCAAGGTACCTTTTATTTGCTGCTCTGATAGTCTTGAGCGCTTTTGGCACATGACAGCAAAGGTGAAACAAATACTGCGTAGAGTGTCTTAGAATAAAGTTTGCTTTGTGTGGAAAATGCGGAAAGTTCTAGTGTGGCTCTTTGTTCCCTgctgttaaaaatgtgttatctttatttatctttgtctTCATTAACTCAACCACTTTGTCTCTGTTGTGTCTCATGTTCAATCTCATTAGCTCAGAGTATGTGCGAACTCACAAAGCAACAGCTAATCACTTTTTTAGTTTAGCCtcataatgcaaattaaaacattagcCACACCAAGGtaatgggtttgattcccagtatatgaatgaactaataaaaagtaTACCATGAATGaaattgctttggataaaattgccaaataaataatgtacatgtaaatgaatgccacttatttttttaaccttgacTGCCAATCACctgcttcttttcttttttgtgaaacCTCTGTTCACTATAAATTCTACAAAAGATAGATATAACCATATTTTAGTCTCTTGGAATATCCAGTTTCAATTAGAAatacaataatgtaaaatggGTTTCTTGTTTCTGACTTTTAAGTATTTCAACCGTAAGCTTTAGAACTTGTATGATGATgctgaatgatgctgaaatgaTGCTTTAacaacttaaaacttaaaaaagcagcttttattacaatatacatGAATAAGTTTTGCTAATACTGTATGAATTTTACATAACCAGAAAGCAAAGCAATTGAGctcaatgtattttatattctgAATTCATAAAATGGTTTTGTGGTTAAAGCTCACTCACTCGTTGAAATTCATGAAAATGCAAACAATTTGCATAATACTAATTGTCAAAGattgctataaaaatgtattttaatatttgcaattataatgattttgtaaatcttttttatgcattcatgtGCTGACCGCAAAGCTAACAGTGTCAGGGCAGATTTCACCTAATCTCCAGTTGACTACCCAGGTGCATCATCATTCATTCGTGGATGACAGCTGAGGTGTTGCTGCCGCTTCTAACTAGCAGACAGAGAGGTCTGACTTAAAAGACTAGGACACAAGGAGGTTACAGGGCTGCAGGGCTGCTGAATGCATCACATCTTATCATGTTGCCCATACCACTGCCTTCATCACACAGAGTAATGTAGGACCTCATAGCTTATGCAACAAGCATCATGCCCTTTATCAGCAGCTTTTCACTTACAATCAATAGAAACTGACAATTAGTCATTTCACTTATGAAACTGACGTATAAGCTTGTGCTGGTCTGGAGAGTATACGAGTAGAACTG includes these proteins:
- the LOC122358529 gene encoding LHFPL tetraspan subfamily member 6 protein-like; this encodes MASSLTCTGMIWALVSLLSAAASCVGFFMPYWLLGSQMDKPVSFGTFRRCSYPVRDEERQATIMLEQCGRYASFQGIPSVEWRICTVMTGVGCGLLLLVALTAVMGCCISELISRTIGRAAGGMQFLGGNHKPRYVHTCYMHN